The following coding sequences lie in one Capsicum annuum cultivar UCD-10X-F1 chromosome 5, UCD10Xv1.1, whole genome shotgun sequence genomic window:
- the LOC107872619 gene encoding laccase-12, with product MEALKIIANPLSSFFFTCILLLFANAASAKTHYHDFVIQATPVKRLCKTHNTITVNGQFPGPTLEVNNGDTLVVNVVNRARYNVTIHWHGVRQMRTAWADGPEFITQCPIRPGKSYTYRFTIQGQEGTLWWHAHSSWLRATVYGALIIHPKEGENYPFPKPKRETPILLGEWWDKNPIDVVRQATRTGAAPNVSDAYTFNGQPGDLYKCSSQDTTVVHMDSGDTNLLRVINAGLNQQLFFTVANHKFTVVGADASYVKPFTTSVLMLGPGQTTDVLIKADQPAARYYMAARAYASAQGAPFDNTTTTAILEYKTASCSSNCVKSKPVFPSLPAYNDTTTATAFTTKFRSPRKVEVPTEIDENLFITVGLGLNNCSSGARSRNCQGPNGTRFTASMNNVSFVLPSNFSLLQAHHKGIPGVFSTDFPAVPPVKFDYTGNVSRSLWQPTRGTRLYNLKYGARVQVVLQGTSIFTAENHPIHLHGYDFYIIAEGFGNFNPKTDTAKFNLVDPPLRNTASVPVNGWAVIRFVADNPGVWLMHCHLDVHITWGLAMAFLVENGISELESLEAPPEDLPVC from the exons ATGGAGGCCTTAAAGATCATCGCAAACCCTTTGAGTTCGTTCTTTTTTACATGCATTTTGCTTCTCTTTGCAAATGCAGCATCTGCGAAAACTCATTACCATGATTTTGTT ATTCAAGCAACACCAGTGAAGAGGCTGTGCAAAACCCACAACACCATAACGGTGAATGGACAATTCCCTGGACCAACATTGGAAGTAAACAACGGGGATACACTAGTTGTCAACGTTGTCAATAGAGCCAGATATAATGTCACCATTCACTG GCACGGTGTTAGGCAAATGAGGACAGCATGGGCAGACGGACCAGAATTTATCACTCAGTGCCCAATCAGACCAGGAAAGAGTTACACTTACCGGTTTACAATTCAAGGACAGGAAGGGACACTGTGGTGGCACGCCCACAGCTCGTGGCTCAGGGCCACTGTTTATGGAGCTCTAATTATCCACCCCAAAGAAGGAGAAAACTATCCATTTCCTAAACCCAAAAGAGAAACACCAATTCTGCTTG GTGAGTGGTGGGATAAAAACCCAATCGACGTTGTAAGACAAGCTACGAGAACAGGAGCAGCTCCTAATGTATCAGATGCTTACACCTTCAATGGTCAACCAGGTGACCTCTACAAGTGTTCCAGTCAAG ATACCACCGTAGTTCATATGGACTCTGGCGATACCAACCTCCTTCGAGTTATCAACGCTGGACTGAACCAGCAGCTTTTCTTTACTGTGGCAAACCACAAGTTCACTGTTGTTGGAGCAGATGCTTCTTATGTTAAACCCTTCACAACATCAGTCCTTATGCTGGGACCAGGCCAGACAACTGATGTCCTGATCAAGGCAGATCAGCCTGCAGCCAGATACTACATGGCAGCACGTGCCTATGCAAGTGCTCAAGGCGCTCCCTTTGATAATACCACAACCACTGCCATCCTCGAGTACAAAACAGCTTCTTGTTCTTCCAACTGTGTCAAGAGCAAGCCAGTTTTCCCGTCTTTACCAGCATATAACGACACAACCACTGCCACAGCCTTCACAACTAAATTCAGAAGCCCAAGAAAGGTCGAAGTGCCTACTGAAATCGATGAAAATCTATTCATCACAGTTGGGCTGGGACTCAACAACTGTTCATCAGGTGCACGCTCCAGAAACTGTCAAGGTCCAAATGGAACTCGATTCACTGCGAGTATGAACAATGTATCTTTTGTGCTACCATCCAACTTTTCCCTGCTACAAGCACATCACAAGGGCATACCTGGGGTTTTCTCAACCGATTTCCCAGCTGTACCACCTGTAAAATTTGATTACACTGGCAACGTAAGTCGGTCTTTATGGCAACCTACTAGAGGAACTAGGTTGTACAATCTGAAATATGGGGCAAGAGTGCAAGTTGTGTTACAGGGAACAAGTATCTTCACAGCTGAGAACCACCCAATTCACCTTCACGGATATGATTTCTACATCATTGCAGAGGGTTTCGGTAACTTCAATCCAAAAACAGATACAGCTAAATTCAACCTTGTTGATCCACCTCTCAGAAATACAGCCAGTGTACCCGTTAATGGATGGGCAGTCATCAGATTTGTCGCGGACAATCCAG GAGTGTGGCTAATGCATTGTCACTTGGATGTTCACATTACGTGGGGTTTGGCGATGGCGTTCCTTGTGGAAAATGGAATCAGTGAACTGGAATCATTGGAAGCTCCTCCAGAAGATCTGCCTGTCTGCTGA